In one Oryza glaberrima chromosome 2, OglaRS2, whole genome shotgun sequence genomic region, the following are encoded:
- the LOC127764755 gene encoding potassium channel KAT1 → MTQAHSKSCFHQFWDGLQIKRSSDSFTVELLPSLGATINHSNKLQKFIISPYDPRYRSWELFLIVLVVYSAWICPFELAFLRDLPSKLLLVENIVDIFFAIDIVLTFFVAYVDSKTHLLVDDRKRIAMRYLSTWFIFDVCSTAPFQPIILLFTHKGNDIAFKVLNLLRLWRLHRVSSLFARLEKDIRFNYFWTRCSKLISVTLFAVHCAGCFNYMIADRYPNPEKTWIGAVMSTFRSESLWTRYITALYWSITTLTTTGYGDLHAENPTEMLFDIVYMMFNLGLTAYLIGNMTNLVVHGTSRTRKFRDSIQAASEFAARNQLPENIKQQVLSHFCLQFKTEGLNQQVMLDCLPKGIRSSIAYSLFFPIIRQAYLFNGVSGNFIAELVMEVQAEYFPPKEDIILQNEGEADVYIVVSGAVNIITTIHGNEQVYEKIAEGEMFGEVGALCNIPQPFTCRTAELSQLLRISKTRLREIIEENREDSNILMNNLVQKLKLRESLPDMNQPDRRFLSKYELFHVPREAWLLKKSQLHYTEHTSRGSSNNTPVFGGDRYSRQLLGEETRSSASENENSGMTDKEENHDEVHTNCETKKRTEEHCIQINSEDSSSTYSQRTMNATVQTGSPHKTEENITRRIPDEYYIKEANKRVTIHKYCHNSTVSAAQNGKLIKLPTSLEELFKIGSQKFQGFHPRKVVSRDYAEIDDVSVIRDGDHLFLLEM, encoded by the exons ATGACCCAagctcactcaaaatcttgcTTCCACCAGTTCTGGGATGGACTCCAGATCAAGAGGAGCAGCGACAGCTTCACTGTAGAGCTACTGCCATCCCTTGGTGCAACTATAAACCACTCCAACAAGTTGCAGAAGTTCATCATATCGCCTTATGATCCCCGGTACAG ATCCTGGGAGCTGTTCCTTATAGTCCTAGTTGTTTACTCTGCCTGGATTTGTCCGTTTGAACTAGCATTCCTGAGGGACTTACCATCTAAGCTTTTGCTAGTTGAGAACATTGTGGATATATTCTTTGCCATTGATATTGTTTTGACGTTCTTCGTTGCTTATGTCGATAGCAAAACACATCTTCTTGTGGATGACCGAAAGAGAATTGCAATGAG GTACCTATCCACTTGGTTTATCTTTGATGTATGTTCAACAGCACCATTTCAACCAATCATCCTTCTATTTACACACAAGGGGAATGACATTGCTTTCAAGGTACTCAATTTGCTCAGGCTGTGGCGTCTTCACCGAGTCAGTTCACTATTTGCCAG GCTGGAGAAAGACATCCGATTCAACTATTTCTGGACTAGGTGCTCAAAACTTATTTCT GTGACCCTCTTCGCAGTACATTGTGCAGGATGCTTCAATTATATGATTGCTGACAGATATCCCAACCCAGAGAAAACATGGATAGGAGCTGTGATGTCTACTTTCAGATCAGAGAGCTTATGGACTAGATATATTACTGCTCTTTACTGGTCCATTACAACACTGACAACAACAGGATATGGGGACCTACATGCTGAAAATCCAACAGAGATGCTATTTGATATTGTCTATATGATGTTTAATCTGGGCTTGACAGCTTATCTCATTGGCAACATGACCAACCTAGTTGTCCATGGGACCAGCCGCACCAGGAAATTT AGGGACTCAATCCAAGCAGCATCAGAGTTTGCAGCACGCAATCAGCTACCTGAGAACATAAAGCAGCAAGTGCTATCTCACTTCTGCCTACAATTCAAGACAGAGGGACTCAACCAGCAGGTCATGTTAGACTGTCTACCAAAAGGAATCCGCTCAAGCATAGCATACAGCTTATTCTTTCCGATCATCCGGCAAGCCTATCTCTTCAATGGAGTATCTGGCAATTTCATTGCAGAACTG GTCATGGAAGTGCAGGCTGAGTACTTCCCACCAAAGGAAGATATAATATTGCAGAATGAAGGAGAAGCAGATGTTTACATAGTAGTTTCAGGAGCAGTG AATATAATAACAACAATACATGGGAATGAGCAG GTATATGAGAAAATTGCAGAGGGAGAAATGTTTGGAGAGGTTGGTGCTTTATGTAACATACCCCAGCCATTTACTTGCCGCACAGCGGAGCTATCACAGCTTTTAAGAATAAGCAAAACAAGGCTTAGAGAGATCATTGAAGAAAACAGGGAAGACAGTAACATTCTAATGAACAACCTAGTTCAG AAGCTGAAGCTACGAGAAAGTTTACCTGACATGAATCAACCAGACCGAAGATTCTTGAGCAAGTATGAGCTATTCCACGTTCCTCGAGAAGCATGGCTGCTGAAAAAGTCACAACTACATTACACAGAGCACACAAGTAGGGGTTCTAGTAACAACACTCCAGTATTTGGAGGTGACAGATATTCCAGACAGTTACTTGGAGAAGAAACCCGATCTTCGGCATCAGAAAACGAAAATAGCGGTATGACAGATAAAGAAGAGAACCATGATGAAGTTCACACAAACTGTGAGACCAAAAAAAGAACGGAAGAGCACTGTATCCAGATAAACTCTGAAGATAGCAGCTCCACATACAGTCAGCGAACAATGAATGCAACAGTGCAGACAGGGTCTCCACATAAAACAGAAGAAAACATAACAAGAAGAATTCCAGATGAGTACTACATAAAAGAAGCAAACAAAAGAGTTACAATTCACAAATATTGTCATAACTCAACAGTCTCTGCTGCGCAaaatggaaagcttatcaagctGCCTACATCATTGGAGGAACTGTTCAAAATTGGCA GTCAGAAGTTTCAAGGTTTTCATCCTAGAAAGGTGGTCAGTAGAGATTATGCTGAAATAGATGATGTCAGTGTTATCCGCGATGGCGACCATCTATTCCTTCTTGAGATGTAG